In Candidatus Defluviibacterium haderslevense, the following are encoded in one genomic region:
- a CDS encoding SRPBCC domain-containing protein, whose protein sequence is MTKTIVQKITFKNTTTDELYKLYMDEQKHSEVTGSKANIKQKEGTNFVVYDGYIIGRNLQLINNSLIVQSWRASDWDNSDIDSTFIIYFLQHNEDVVINVVHANLPIQHAESISKGWHEFYWKPWKLYLKNASMYK, encoded by the coding sequence ATGACCAAAACCATAGTACAAAAAATCACATTTAAAAATACCACCACCGATGAGCTATATAAGCTATATATGGATGAACAAAAGCATTCTGAAGTCACAGGAAGTAAAGCCAATATAAAACAAAAGGAGGGTACTAACTTTGTTGTATACGATGGATACATTATCGGTAGAAATCTCCAACTTATTAATAATTCATTAATTGTCCAATCCTGGAGAGCAAGCGATTGGGATAATTCAGACATAGACTCTACATTTATTATCTATTTCCTTCAACATAATGAAGATGTTGTGATCAATGTTGTACATGCCAATCTCCCAATACAACATGCAGAAAGTATTAGTAAAGGTTGGCATGAATTTTATTGGAAGCCATGGAAATTATATTTAAAAAATGCAAGCATGTATAAATAA
- a CDS encoding DHCW motif cupin fold protein, which produces MYNITFQAINWDQVEKIQHHGEMGIATWQTLDFDGLRIRIVEYSPNYIADHWCQKGHIVHCLEGSFICRHQEQKIFELNRGMTYIVSDSLSSHLSISKNGAKLLIIDGEFLKLRME; this is translated from the coding sequence ATGTATAACATTACATTTCAAGCAATAAATTGGGATCAAGTAGAAAAAATACAGCATCATGGTGAAATGGGTATAGCCACTTGGCAGACCTTAGATTTCGATGGTCTTAGAATCAGGATAGTTGAATATTCACCCAATTACATAGCAGATCATTGGTGCCAAAAAGGACACATTGTACATTGTTTAGAAGGTAGCTTTATATGTAGACATCAAGAACAAAAAATATTTGAACTTAATCGTGGAATGACATATATAGTTTCTGATAGTTTAAGTTCTCATCTGTCTATTTCAAAAAATGGTGCCAAATTATTAATTATTGATGGTGAATTCCTGAAATTAAGAATGGAATAA
- a CDS encoding DUF1801 domain-containing protein has product MQENLDRFYLCKDEPIKGCLIALRDIILSYDSQIVNSWKYGMPFFCYNDKMICYLWIHRKYGKPYLGIVDGKYFDECYLLSENRSRMKILLIDPNEDLPMVIIKNILKKLLKF; this is encoded by the coding sequence ATGCAAGAAAACTTAGATCGATTTTATTTATGTAAAGATGAACCGATTAAAGGTTGTTTAATTGCTCTAAGAGATATTATTCTTTCTTATGATAGCCAAATTGTGAATTCATGGAAATATGGAATGCCATTCTTTTGTTACAATGATAAAATGATTTGTTATTTATGGATTCATAGAAAATATGGCAAACCTTATTTAGGTATTGTAGATGGTAAATATTTTGATGAATGCTATCTATTATCTGAAAATAGATCAAGAATGAAAATTCTATTAATTGATCCTAATGAAGATTTACCAATGGTAATTATTAAAAATATTTTGAAAAAATTATTGAAATTTTAA
- a CDS encoding S9 family peptidase, which produces MKYSISFLLIIFIYFNGNTQDKKPITHEDMWSLKRVGSPELSPDGKWVVFNVTEPSYDEKEQINDLWIVSSDGKSSPRKITSGKAGEGGYTWNPDGTKIAFSAKRDGDEESQIYILNIKEGGEAQKITKLSSGANSPKWSPDGNKIIFTSSIYPKCYEDSTNKKMVEEKKKIKYKARVYTTFPIRSWDKWNDEKQNHIYVQSASPDSAARNIFRDVQISQLSGFNAASANWNFDSQSIIFSASTEFNTSAYQEPSSNLYVVSIYGGDAKVLTSEMYSYSNSIISSDGKYLFCFGNKINNNKVYNMNHLIRFDFPEMKNKTILTQKLDRQTNNLTIQKDNIYLSVESQGKDFIYSLSLQDSALKQFSNSVYGCFTNVRVSTTGTTTIVANYESGTMPPEIVKLNPDGSFIFLTKFNTDKLSTLDLDNGETFWFTSSQGKKIRNLLIKPAGFNPQKKYPLFVVMHGGPAGSWKENWSYRWNYQLLAKPGYILLLTDYTGSTGYGEKFSQDIQYDPFKGPGLEINEAAVEAIKRYPFIDGSKQAAGGASYGGHLANWLQATTTHYKCLISHAGLVNSVSQWGTSDDIIGRERMNAGVPWSQSKIWREQNPFTYANQFRTPMLVTVGELDYRVPVNNSIENWHILQRQKIPSKLIVFPEENHWVLKAENSRFFYQELHSWLETYLK; this is translated from the coding sequence ATGAAATATTCTATATCTTTTTTACTTATAATATTCATTTATTTTAATGGAAATACACAAGATAAAAAACCCATTACCCATGAAGATATGTGGTCACTTAAAAGAGTAGGTTCACCAGAATTAAGCCCTGATGGAAAATGGGTTGTTTTTAATGTGACAGAACCTTCTTATGATGAAAAGGAACAAATTAATGATTTATGGATAGTCTCCAGCGATGGAAAGTCCTCACCTAGAAAAATTACTAGTGGCAAAGCCGGAGAAGGAGGGTATACTTGGAATCCTGATGGAACAAAAATTGCCTTTTCTGCTAAAAGAGATGGAGATGAAGAGTCTCAAATTTATATTTTGAATATTAAAGAAGGTGGTGAAGCTCAAAAAATTACAAAACTTTCAAGCGGTGCAAATTCACCTAAATGGAGTCCTGATGGTAATAAAATTATTTTTACAAGTAGTATATATCCAAAATGCTATGAAGACTCAACGAATAAAAAAATGGTGGAGGAGAAAAAGAAAATTAAATATAAGGCACGGGTTTACACCACATTTCCAATACGCAGTTGGGATAAATGGAATGATGAAAAGCAGAATCATATTTATGTCCAAAGTGCTTCACCAGACAGTGCTGCTAGAAATATTTTTAGAGATGTCCAAATAAGTCAACTTTCTGGATTCAATGCTGCATCAGCAAATTGGAATTTTGATAGCCAATCAATCATTTTTTCAGCCAGCACTGAATTTAACACGAGTGCTTATCAGGAACCCTCCTCGAATCTGTATGTTGTGTCCATTTATGGAGGTGATGCTAAAGTATTAACAAGTGAAATGTATTCATATAGCAATTCTATTATAAGTTCTGATGGAAAATATTTGTTCTGTTTTGGAAATAAGATAAACAATAACAAAGTTTATAATATGAATCATCTCATTCGATTTGATTTTCCCGAAATGAAGAATAAAACGATTTTAACTCAAAAACTGGACAGACAGACAAACAACTTGACAATACAAAAAGATAATATTTATCTAAGTGTTGAAAGTCAGGGAAAAGATTTCATATATTCATTATCATTACAAGATTCAGCTCTTAAACAATTCAGTAATAGTGTATATGGTTGTTTTACTAATGTTCGTGTTTCGACAACCGGCACTACTACAATTGTTGCTAATTATGAATCTGGGACTATGCCTCCTGAGATTGTAAAACTTAACCCAGATGGTAGTTTTATTTTTTTAACAAAATTTAATACAGACAAATTATCAACACTTGATTTGGATAATGGTGAAACATTTTGGTTTACCTCTTCACAAGGAAAAAAGATTAGAAATTTATTAATAAAACCTGCAGGCTTTAATCCTCAAAAGAAGTACCCGTTATTTGTTGTAATGCATGGAGGACCAGCTGGTTCCTGGAAAGAAAATTGGTCTTATCGGTGGAATTACCAATTACTTGCAAAACCAGGATATATATTACTTTTAACTGATTACACGGGTTCAACAGGCTATGGAGAAAAATTTTCTCAAGATATACAATATGATCCTTTTAAAGGGCCGGGTTTAGAAATTAATGAAGCTGCAGTTGAGGCTATAAAGCGTTATCCATTTATTGATGGATCAAAACAAGCTGCAGGTGGTGCCAGCTATGGAGGACATCTTGCCAATTGGTTACAAGCTACCACAACTCATTATAAATGTTTAATTAGTCATGCAGGTTTAGTAAACAGTGTTTCTCAATGGGGAACAAGCGATGATATTATTGGTCGTGAACGTATGAATGCGGGAGTGCCATGGTCTCAATCAAAAATCTGGAGAGAACAGAATCCTTTTACTTATGCTAATCAATTTAGAACTCCAATGTTAGTTACTGTAGGTGAACTTGATTACAGAGTTCCTGTTAATAATTCTATTGAGAATTGGCATATACTCCAAAGACAAAAAATACCAAGCAAATTAATAGTTTTTCCAGAGGAAAATCACTGGGTTTTAAAAGCTGAAAATAGTCGATTTTTCTATCAGGAATTGCATTCATGGTTAGAAACCTATTTAAAATGA
- a CDS encoding ABC transporter permease subunit, translating into MWKFIRHEWKYWIYSPMTWIFFIIITLLVMGAVSSDSITIGGGVGSVHKNAPFVIQTYYGVMSLICLLMTTAFINASANRDFEHGMYQFVFSSPIKKRDYYFGKFIGASTIAIFPLLGVSLGSLIGPLMPWAQAERYGDVIWSGHIQGLISFGIPNTIITAVLLYTLAIIFRSNMVSFIGAMLILIFYIVSSGFTQDLEKEWLANILDPFGFRPEGIIAKYMTVDEKNINAVPLIGAFLFNRILWLGISLFILLITYTKFSFSTKSQKPKKEIKEIKVTNSAAKAINPVLLTYDNTFSFFKLWYLIKFETKAILKNPTFIIIVIIGLLNLIASLTSFTGRYGTDQYPVTYDIIDTIKGSFYLFLIAIITFYTGVLVWKERDVKINEIQDATPIQASIFFVSKIIALIAAVAFILMTTMIIGIIAQTAFGYYRYQLDVYINSLLIMDLLSFSFLIIIALLFHYMINNRYIAYFAFVSFIILNQFIWGVLKISTNMVKFGSTPTVTYSDMNGFGPFIPSTIWFNIYWIIFSIILVYIVLSFYVRGKETDFRQRLRYSNFVLSKNKMSIILWAVVFTLCCGFVFYNTKVLNTYDSEKELETKQVDYEKTYKKYENLIQPRFYKFNYTIDILPYERSMTASIDAWAINKSNQPIQELHFSMPQIPDSVDIIISGGNLKLNDTRLNYRIYTLNKPLQPSDSILIQFEVSRLTKGFENEVSFTQLTQNGTFFNNGDITPSLGYDANSEIRDKNKRIKLKLPKRIRMPGLDENDLNARANNYISNDADWVEVNTTISTSLDQIAIAPGSLIKSWEANGKKYFNYKLDEKSLAFYSFISAKYKVARKVWSGIDLEVYYIPEHEYNVPNMLKSMEKSLEYYTQNFGKYHHKQCRIIEFPRYSSFAQAFPGTMPYSESVGFIADLRQVTNDDIDQVFYIVAHEMGHQYWAHQLCGANMQGSEMMSEGFAQYSALMVMEKEYGKNKMKKFLKYEMDGYLRGRSSEFEAERPLMYTEHQQYIHYQKASVIMYGLKEMIGENKVNEALRSLLDTFAYRDPPYATSVSAIRAFRKVTPDSLQYLINDMFERITLFSNRMVEAKYKKVGNEYEVNLITNSEKFYADTLGKEVSTPISDYIDIGIFAKSDNKKNLGEPLLMQRLKLDKKENKFTFRTNKLPYNAGIDPYNYLIDRIPDDNVKVLKEE; encoded by the coding sequence ATGTGGAAATTTATACGACACGAATGGAAGTATTGGATTTATTCACCCATGACTTGGATATTCTTTATCATAATTACTTTATTAGTCATGGGAGCAGTGTCATCAGACAGTATTACCATAGGTGGAGGAGTAGGTAGTGTACACAAAAATGCACCTTTTGTAATTCAAACATATTATGGTGTCATGTCGCTCATTTGTCTCTTAATGACAACAGCATTTATTAATGCTTCTGCAAATAGGGATTTTGAACATGGTATGTATCAATTTGTGTTTTCTTCTCCGATTAAAAAACGAGATTACTATTTTGGAAAATTTATTGGAGCTTCTACCATAGCTATCTTTCCATTATTGGGTGTATCATTAGGAAGTTTAATTGGACCATTAATGCCGTGGGCTCAAGCTGAAAGATATGGAGATGTAATTTGGAGTGGTCATATACAAGGATTAATCTCGTTCGGCATTCCAAATACTATTATTACAGCAGTTTTATTATACACTTTAGCCATAATTTTTAGGAGTAATATGGTTTCATTCATAGGTGCGATGTTGATTTTAATATTTTATATAGTATCTTCTGGATTCACACAAGACCTTGAGAAGGAATGGTTAGCTAATATTCTTGATCCATTTGGATTTAGACCAGAAGGCATCATTGCCAAATACATGACAGTAGATGAAAAAAATATCAATGCTGTACCACTTATTGGCGCATTTCTATTCAACAGAATATTATGGTTAGGTATTAGTTTATTTATATTATTAATTACGTATACCAAATTTTCATTTAGTACAAAAAGCCAGAAACCTAAAAAAGAAATTAAAGAAATAAAAGTGACCAATTCAGCAGCAAAAGCTATTAATCCTGTTTTGCTTACCTATGATAATACGTTTTCATTTTTTAAATTATGGTATTTAATTAAATTCGAGACAAAAGCCATTTTGAAAAACCCAACTTTTATTATTATTGTTATAATAGGTTTATTGAATTTGATTGCGTCCTTAACAAGTTTTACCGGAAGGTACGGAACAGATCAATATCCTGTAACATACGATATCATTGATACTATAAAGGGTTCATTTTATTTATTTCTAATAGCTATTATAACATTTTATACAGGAGTCTTGGTTTGGAAAGAACGTGATGTTAAAATAAATGAAATTCAAGATGCCACTCCAATACAAGCTTCCATCTTTTTTGTTTCAAAAATAATTGCACTCATTGCTGCAGTAGCTTTTATTCTTATGACTACAATGATTATTGGTATCATTGCTCAGACTGCATTTGGATATTACAGGTATCAGCTTGATGTTTATATTAATTCTTTATTAATTATGGATTTGTTATCATTTTCATTTTTAATTATTATTGCTTTATTATTTCATTACATGATCAATAATAGATATATAGCTTATTTTGCATTTGTATCATTTATCATATTAAACCAATTTATTTGGGGTGTTTTAAAAATTAGCACCAATATGGTAAAATTTGGATCTACACCAACCGTTACTTATTCTGACATGAATGGTTTTGGTCCATTTATACCATCTACAATATGGTTTAATATTTATTGGATAATTTTTTCTATAATTTTAGTTTATATAGTTCTATCATTTTATGTTCGTGGTAAGGAAACAGATTTTAGACAAAGATTAAGATATTCAAATTTTGTATTATCAAAAAATAAAATGTCCATTATTTTATGGGCTGTTGTTTTTACTTTGTGTTGTGGATTTGTATTTTATAACACAAAAGTTTTGAATACATATGACTCCGAAAAAGAACTGGAAACCAAGCAGGTGGATTATGAGAAAACTTATAAAAAATATGAAAATTTAATACAACCTCGTTTTTACAAATTTAATTATACCATTGATATACTTCCTTATGAAAGAAGCATGACAGCTTCAATAGATGCTTGGGCTATAAATAAATCAAATCAACCCATACAAGAGTTACATTTTAGCATGCCTCAAATACCAGATAGTGTCGACATTATCATTAGTGGAGGTAACTTAAAGCTCAATGATACCAGATTGAATTATAGAATATATACTTTGAATAAACCGCTGCAACCATCTGATTCTATTTTAATTCAATTTGAAGTTTCTAGATTAACAAAGGGATTTGAGAATGAAGTTAGTTTTACTCAACTAACACAAAATGGTACTTTTTTCAATAATGGCGATATAACTCCGTCCCTTGGATATGATGCAAATTCTGAAATCAGGGACAAAAACAAGCGAATTAAACTAAAGTTACCAAAGCGGATAAGGATGCCTGGACTGGATGAAAATGATCTAAATGCGAGGGCAAATAATTACATAAGTAATGATGCCGATTGGGTTGAAGTTAATACAACCATTAGTACATCGTTGGATCAAATTGCAATAGCCCCAGGCAGTTTAATAAAATCCTGGGAAGCCAATGGCAAGAAATATTTCAATTATAAATTAGATGAAAAATCATTGGCTTTCTATTCTTTCATTTCTGCAAAATATAAAGTAGCACGAAAAGTTTGGTCTGGGATAGATTTAGAAGTATATTATATTCCCGAACATGAATATAATGTTCCAAATATGTTAAAATCAATGGAAAAATCATTGGAATATTATACTCAAAATTTTGGAAAATACCACCATAAGCAATGTCGAATCATTGAATTTCCAAGATATTCTAGTTTTGCACAGGCTTTTCCAGGAACGATGCCTTATAGTGAAAGTGTTGGATTTATTGCTGATTTGCGTCAAGTAACAAATGATGATATTGATCAAGTATTTTATATTGTTGCTCATGAAATGGGTCACCAATATTGGGCTCATCAGCTTTGTGGAGCGAATATGCAAGGTAGTGAAATGATGAGTGAAGGATTTGCCCAATATTCAGCATTGATGGTTATGGAAAAGGAATATGGAAAGAACAAAATGAAAAAATTTCTTAAATATGAAATGGATGGATATTTGCGTGGTAGAAGTAGTGAATTTGAAGCTGAAAGACCATTAATGTATACTGAACATCAACAATATATCCATTATCAAAAAGCAAGTGTAATCATGTATGGTTTAAAAGAAATGATCGGAGAAAATAAAGTAAATGAAGCACTTCGAAGTTTACTCGATACTTTTGCATATCGGGATCCACCCTATGCAACTTCTGTTTCTGCAATTAGAGCATTTAGAAAAGTTACTCCAGATAGTTTGCAATATTTAATAAATGATATGTTTGAAAGAATTACTTTATTCTCCAATCGAATGGTTGAAGCCAAATATAAGAAAGTCGGTAACGAATATGAAGTTAACCTTATAACAAACTCTGAAAAATTTTATGCAGATACACTTGGGAAGGAGGTTTCCACACCAATATCTGACTATATAGATATTGGGATATTTGCAAAATCAGATAATAAGAAGAACCTTGGTGAACCATTATTGATGCAAAGATTAAAATTAGATAAAAAGGAAAATAAATTTACCTTTAGAACAAACAAACTTCCATATAATGCTGGTATTGATCCATATAATTATTTGATTGATAGAATTCCAGATGATAATGTGAAAGTACTTAAAGAAGAATAA
- a CDS encoding ABC transporter ATP-binding protein — protein sequence MILQIKNLNKQYSNGVHALNDINLTINTGMFGLLGPNGAGKSSLMRTLATLQDADSGSVRLGDIDVLNNKEEVRKVLGYLPQEFGVYPRTSAIDLLDHLALLKGIIYTRERKEMVMHLLEKVNLFEHRKKSVSSYSGGMRQRFGIAQSLIGNPKLVIVDEPTAGLDPGERNRFYNILSEIGENIIVILSTHIVQDVRELCTQMAIMDKGKLLFSGNTDEALNQIKGKVWERKVNKNELEQYQTNYKIISNKLVGGKPLIHAFSNTELQDDFVQVEESLEDVFFAKLNELV from the coding sequence ATGATATTACAAATCAAAAACCTCAACAAACAATATAGTAACGGCGTACATGCTTTAAATGATATTAACTTAACCATTAATACCGGAATGTTTGGCTTACTTGGGCCAAATGGTGCTGGAAAGTCATCTCTGATGAGGACATTGGCAACGCTTCAAGATGCAGATAGTGGTTCTGTAAGGCTTGGAGATATTGATGTTTTAAACAATAAAGAGGAAGTCAGAAAAGTGCTGGGTTATTTACCTCAAGAATTCGGAGTTTATCCTAGAACATCAGCTATTGATTTATTGGATCATCTCGCATTACTCAAAGGTATTATCTATACTCGAGAGAGAAAGGAAATGGTTATGCATTTACTAGAAAAAGTCAATCTATTTGAGCACAGAAAAAAATCTGTAAGTAGTTACAGTGGTGGTATGCGACAACGTTTTGGAATAGCACAATCTCTTATAGGAAACCCAAAATTAGTTATTGTGGATGAACCAACTGCTGGTTTAGATCCGGGAGAACGAAACCGTTTTTATAATATTCTGAGTGAGATTGGTGAAAACATAATTGTGATTTTGTCCACTCATATTGTCCAAGATGTTAGAGAGCTGTGTACTCAAATGGCTATAATGGATAAAGGAAAATTATTATTTAGTGGGAATACGGACGAAGCTTTAAATCAAATAAAAGGAAAGGTATGGGAAAGAAAAGTAAATAAAAATGAATTGGAACAATATCAAACGAATTATAAAATTATCTCAAATAAATTAGTAGGTGGTAAACCATTAATTCATGCTTTTTCAAATACGGAATTACAAGATGATTTTGTACAAGTGGAAGAAAGCTTAGAAGATGTATTTTTTGCCAAATTAAACGAACTAGTTTAA
- a CDS encoding FAD-dependent oxidoreductase, with protein sequence MFSNLSYWERDHYFNQSNYIIIGSGIVGLNAGIRILELEPGADVLIIEQGLISSGASTKNAGFACFGSPSELIEDLTVNPPEQVFNLFEKRYTGIHDLLKRNHSNDIDYQKSGGYEVFDDTSLDFNQIYQNIAYLNSEIEKRIHIPNYFQLDNQRLKHFPLKGFTNLIATPHEGVINPMKLINQLAIRFTTLGGKILNGLYVNSIEQTENKIKLNCKPEITLQTSKVLIAVNGFTKHFFPNIDVIPARNQVLVIKPERTISLNGCFHFNKGYVYFRTINEHLLIGGGRNLDIESENTISVDKNPQITNYLINFVKNHILFDQKFEITDHWSGIMGLGPIKSPIIKLVNNQIGLAVRLGGMGVAIGTSVGIEGAEMIINSTSFN encoded by the coding sequence ATGTTTTCGAATTTAAGTTATTGGGAGCGAGATCATTACTTTAACCAAAGTAACTACATAATAATTGGTAGTGGGATAGTTGGCTTGAATGCCGGGATTAGAATACTAGAGTTGGAACCTGGAGCTGATGTTCTGATTATTGAACAAGGTCTAATTTCATCAGGAGCAAGCACAAAGAATGCCGGATTTGCATGTTTTGGAAGTCCTTCTGAGTTGATTGAAGACCTAACAGTAAATCCACCTGAACAGGTATTTAATTTATTTGAAAAAAGATATACTGGTATTCATGATTTATTAAAAAGAAACCATTCAAATGATATCGATTACCAAAAATCCGGTGGATATGAAGTATTTGATGACACTAGTTTAGATTTTAATCAAATCTATCAAAACATAGCCTATTTAAATTCAGAAATAGAAAAAAGGATTCACATTCCAAATTATTTTCAGCTTGATAATCAACGCCTGAAACATTTTCCTCTCAAAGGTTTTACTAATTTAATAGCTACGCCACATGAAGGAGTTATCAATCCAATGAAACTCATAAATCAGTTAGCAATCCGCTTTACAACTTTAGGTGGAAAAATATTAAATGGTCTTTATGTAAATTCAATAGAACAAACAGAAAATAAAATAAAACTAAATTGTAAACCAGAAATTACTTTGCAAACATCAAAAGTACTAATTGCAGTTAATGGATTTACAAAACATTTCTTCCCAAATATTGATGTAATTCCAGCCAGAAACCAAGTGTTAGTAATTAAACCCGAACGGACCATTTCACTGAATGGATGTTTTCATTTCAACAAAGGATACGTTTACTTTAGAACAATCAATGAACATCTTTTAATAGGCGGTGGAAGAAACCTAGATATTGAATCAGAAAATACAATATCAGTAGATAAAAATCCACAGATAACTAATTATCTAATTAATTTTGTAAAGAACCATATTTTGTTTGATCAGAAATTTGAAATTACTGACCATTGGAGTGGAATTATGGGTTTAGGTCCCATTAAATCACCCATCATCAAATTAGTTAATAATCAAATTGGCTTAGCTGTCAGATTGGGAGGTATGGGTGTAGCTATAGGGACAAGTGTAGGCATAGAAGGCGCAGAAATGATCATAAATTCAACATCTTTTAATTAA